A region from the Drosophila mauritiana strain mau12 chromosome 2L, ASM438214v1, whole genome shotgun sequence genome encodes:
- the LOC117137221 gene encoding carbohydrate sulfotransferase 11, giving the protein MLIRLRYGRRLQTYLKIGACVLVGLCYFAFLFRESLNAYEHRERATAAELEADSEPSKQQLKLKRQQLQRQRILAKQQEQGKGIAGGNASAGSSSSQAAAPPPPPATTLNPVYEYSEELHSRTERELQRRSEHLAAVCDRYKLQEKYPPNPWEFFVSPGHNNLVWCNVFKAASSTWMYYFNILAGYDVKYLQRTETQPLELARKRFPRPELGELMELLPSALSFLFVRDPFERILSAYRNKLEGNKNTFYKALGNKIVHRYRMRNLGGPWPRCGPTFEEFVRFLIAEHAAGKRFDEHWAPVYSFCTPCSVNFTIIGKTETFQRDSEFIIRQAGLESLLLGLGKLPQRKQRKIGNQARSGVKSEALVERYFADLDRSTLDQLLKIYRIDFELFDYDYRRYYDMVHPWSLEQSTATSGGPAVASTSTTPSIASGLAGHSTQGQAT; this is encoded by the exons ATGCTCATCCGCCTGCGCTATGGAAGACGCCTGCAGACCTATCTGAAGATAGGTGCCTGTGTCCTGGTCGGCCTGTGCTACTTCGCCTTCCTCTTTCGCGAATCCCTCAATGCCTACGAGCACCGGGAGCGGGCTACGGCCGCGGAATTGGAAGCGGATTCGGAGCCATCGAAGCAGCAGCTCAAGCTGAAGCGGCAGCAGTTGCAGCGCCAGCGGATATTGGCcaagcagcaggagcagggtAAGGGCATCGCTGGGGGAAATGCCAGTGCAGGCAGCTCATCCTCGCAagcagctgctcctccgccgccgccggcCACCACCTTGAATCCCGTGTATGAGTACTCCGAGGAGCTGCACAGTAGGACGGAGCGGGAGCTGCAGCGGAGGAGCGAGCATCTGGCCGCCGTCTGCGATCGGTATAAGCTGCAGGAGAAGTACCCACCGAATCCCTGGGAGTTCTTCGTCTCACCTGGCCACAACAATCTCGTCTG GTGCAACGTCTTCAAGGCGGCCAGCAGTACGTGGATGTATTACTTTAATATATTAG CTGGCTACGATGTGAAGTATCTGCAGAGGACAGAGACGCAGCCACTGGAGTTGGCCAGGAAGCGCTTCCCACGCCCGGAACTGGGCGAACTGATGGAGCTGCTGCCCAGTGCGCTGTCCTTCCTCTTTGTGCGCGATCCCTTCGAGCGGATCCTGAGTGCCTATCGCAACAAGCTGGAGGGCAACAAAAACACCTTCTACAAGGCGCTGGGCAACAAGATCGTGCATCGCTACAGGATGCGGAATCTGGGCGGACCCTGGCCGCGATGCGGACCCACCTTCGAGGAGTTCGTCCGCTTCCTGATCGCCGAGCATGCGGCGGGCAAGAGATTCGACGAGCACTGGGCACCAGTCTACAGCTTCTGCACGCCCTGCAGCGTTAACTTCACCATCATCGGCAAGACGGAGACGTTCCAGAGGGACTCGGAGTTCATCATACGGCAGGCGGGCCTGGAATCGCTGCTCCTGGGACTGGGCAAGCTGCCGCAGCGGAAGCAGCGCAAGATTGGCAACCAGGCGCGAAGTGGCGTTAAATCCGAGGCCCTGGTCGAGCGTTACTTCGCCGATCTCGACCGCTCAACGTTGGACCAATTGCTCAAGATATATCGCATCGATTTCGAGCTCTTTGACTACGACTATCGCAGGTACTACGACATGGTGCATCCGTGGAGTCTGGAGCAGAGCACTGCCACATCCGGTGGGCCGGCAGTCGCATCCACCAGTACCACACCATCGATAGCCTCTGGCCTGGCTGGCCATTCCACCCAGGGTCAGGCGACGTAG